One genomic region from Nymphaea colorata isolate Beijing-Zhang1983 chromosome 12, ASM883128v2, whole genome shotgun sequence encodes:
- the LOC126410654 gene encoding uncharacterized protein LOC126410654, which yields MPVGSRKYDVVRDLADRIIDEKARDGSGVLRTVVSSAFGRTLDFLEVAKEERSSEAEFPSPEKVEGSQVIGLLRVVEAARRRLGFSGRRGSSLSAEKLALELLWLAQRLDVCGAVGDAIRQMGSASRVARLAVSADPGLKSSL from the coding sequence ATGCCCGTGGGTTCACGGAAGTACGACGTCGTCCGCGACCTCGCCGATCGAATCATCGACGAGAAAGCCCGCGATGGGAGCGGGGTGTTACGCACGGTGGTATCCTCTGCTTTCGGCAGGACCCTCGACTTTCTGGAGGTGGCGAAGGAGGAGCGATCGTCGGAGGCCGAGTTCCCATCGCCGGAGAAGGTCGAGGGCTCGCAGGTCATCGGGCTTTTGCGAGTCGTGGAGGCGGCTAGGCGCCGGCTAGGGTTTTCCGGGCGCAGGGGCAGCAGCTTGTCTGCGGAGAAGCTGGCTCTGGAGCTGCTCTGGCTTGCGCAGAGGTTGGACGTCTGTGGAGCCGTTGGTGACGCCATCCGACAAATGGGATCGGCTTCTCGTGTGGCTCGACTCGCGGTCTCGGCTGACCCTGGGCTCAAGTCTTCATTATGA